In Dehalococcoidia bacterium, a single genomic region encodes these proteins:
- a CDS encoding Uma2 family endonuclease, translating into MTTVGARRLFTVEEYHRMAETGILGEDDRVELLEGEIRTMAPIGIRHASTVLRLIRILSEKVGPHAFVNAQNPVRLGPYSEPQPDITLLVPRPDYYASAHPGPQDVLLLIEVADTSADYERQVKVPLYARAGVREVWLVDLAAGCVEVYREPAGQGYGRVERVGRGERLTPLALPGLEVPVEAILG; encoded by the coding sequence ATGACTACTGTCGGGGCACGGCGTTTGTTCACGGTGGAGGAATACCACCGCATGGCGGAGACGGGCATCCTAGGCGAGGATGACCGGGTGGAACTGCTGGAAGGGGAGATACGCACGATGGCCCCTATCGGGATACGTCACGCTTCTACGGTGCTGCGGCTGATTCGCATTCTTTCGGAGAAGGTCGGCCCGCACGCCTTCGTCAATGCCCAGAACCCGGTGCGTTTGGGCCCCTACTCGGAGCCCCAGCCCGATATCACCCTCCTGGTGCCCCGCCCCGACTACTACGCTTCCGCCCACCCTGGCCCCCAGGATGTGCTTCTTCTGATAGAGGTGGCCGATACCTCGGCCGACTACGAGCGCCAGGTGAAGGTGCCCCTCTACGCCCGTGCAGGGGTGCGGGAGGTGTGGCTGGTGGACCTGGCGGCGGGATGCGTAGAAGTGTATAGGGAGCCTGCGGGGCAAGGGTATGGGCGGGTGGAGCGGGTGGGCAGGGGGGAGAGGCTTACGCCCCTCGCCCTCCCCGGCCTAGAGGTACCGGTGGAGGCCATTCTGGGATAG
- a CDS encoding GldG family protein encodes MARTTARPKAPPGPAPSLVRRVLGWLASIASLLGALGGGLVVGGGALYIWVPDLRPFALGVVLAGVGLLVLGAVAAFPAVKSAVTGRRGRLTLNALVLFALVTTILALLGFISFRNAQRVDTTATKQFTLAPQTIKVLRELPEPVRAVAFFVPTRADQARDRQRADDLLFEFARRSDKKFTYQFVDPEAEPSKARQMGVNQYPAVVFEAQESKRRHTVLIPPVTEQDFTSALLIVTGTQQKVVYFLTGHNERDITDVQENSQGFGFAARGLINDNYRIQPLNLSQAGRVPEDAAVLVVAGPKRDLLETERDILLNWLKGGGRALFLLDPDTPQTFKDLLRRWGVVLGEGTVVDQGSSVTGDPRTPVVQRVQYLDHTITNPLDVTFYPLATPVDILADYKRDPRKKPPWVDYTPLVSTSPRSWVTTDKERNEFLEGKDTPGPVVLGLVVEALAPVDEEPQRPSPREEQPMTSIVVVGDSDFATNKYYYAYTNSDLFLNAVNWLAKDYALISIRPKPVAFRELVMTRREFNFIRYSSWFLLPAAVAFLALIVWWRHR; translated from the coding sequence ATGGCCCGCACAACGGCACGGCCGAAAGCACCCCCCGGCCCTGCCCCCAGCCTGGTTCGGCGGGTGTTGGGGTGGCTCGCAAGTATTGCGTCCCTGTTGGGAGCCTTGGGGGGTGGGCTTGTGGTGGGGGGGGGAGCGCTTTACATTTGGGTGCCGGATCTGCGCCCCTTTGCGCTTGGGGTGGTGCTGGCGGGGGTGGGGTTGCTGGTGCTGGGGGCGGTGGCTGCCTTTCCGGCCGTGAAGAGCGCCGTTACGGGGCGGCGGGGGCGTCTGACCCTCAACGCCCTGGTGCTCTTTGCGCTGGTTACGACCATCCTGGCCCTGCTGGGGTTCATCAGTTTCCGTAATGCCCAGCGGGTGGATACAACCGCTACCAAGCAGTTCACCCTGGCCCCCCAAACCATTAAGGTGTTGCGAGAGTTGCCGGAGCCTGTGCGGGCGGTGGCCTTCTTTGTCCCTACTCGCGCCGACCAGGCGCGGGACCGCCAGCGGGCGGACGACCTGCTCTTTGAGTTCGCTCGTCGGTCGGATAAGAAGTTCACCTATCAGTTCGTGGACCCGGAGGCGGAGCCGTCCAAAGCGCGCCAGATGGGGGTGAACCAATATCCGGCGGTGGTGTTTGAGGCCCAGGAGAGCAAGCGGCGCCATACGGTGCTCATTCCCCCTGTCACGGAGCAGGACTTCACTAGTGCCTTGCTCATCGTGACGGGCACCCAGCAGAAGGTGGTCTACTTCTTGACGGGACATAACGAGCGGGACATCACCGATGTGCAGGAGAACAGTCAGGGCTTTGGGTTCGCTGCACGGGGGCTGATTAACGATAACTACCGCATCCAACCCCTCAATCTGTCCCAGGCGGGGCGGGTGCCCGAGGACGCCGCCGTGCTGGTGGTCGCCGGCCCCAAGCGCGACCTGCTAGAGACCGAGCGGGACATCTTGCTGAACTGGCTGAAGGGTGGGGGGCGTGCCCTGTTCCTGCTGGATCCCGATACACCCCAGACCTTCAAGGATCTCCTGCGCAGGTGGGGTGTGGTGCTGGGGGAGGGCACGGTGGTGGACCAGGGCAGTTCGGTAACGGGAGACCCCCGCACGCCGGTGGTGCAGAGGGTGCAATACCTGGACCATACCATTACCAACCCCCTGGACGTCACCTTTTACCCCTTGGCCACGCCCGTGGACATTTTGGCGGATTATAAGCGGGATCCCCGCAAGAAGCCCCCCTGGGTGGACTACACGCCTTTGGTGTCCACTTCGCCCCGCTCGTGGGTCACCACGGATAAGGAGCGTAACGAGTTCTTGGAGGGGAAGGATACCCCCGGTCCCGTTGTGCTGGGGTTGGTGGTGGAGGCCTTGGCCCCCGTGGACGAGGAGCCCCAGCGCCCTTCCCCCAGGGAGGAACAGCCCATGACGAGTATTGTGGTGGTGGGGGATTCGGACTTCGCCACCAATAAGTACTATTACGCCTATACCAACAGCGACCTGTTCCTGAATGCGGTGAACTGGCTGGCTAAGGATTATGCCCTCATCTCCATTCGTCCCAAGCCCGTTGCCTTCCGGGAATTGGTGATGACGCGGCGGGAGTTCAACTTTATTCGCTACTCGTCGTGGTTCCTTTTGCCGGCGGCGGTGGCCTTTTTGGCCCTGATCGTGTGGTGGAGGCACAGGTAA
- a CDS encoding ABC transporter ATP-binding protein: MMVEVKDLTKYYGNFMAIEGVSFTVRKGDILGFLGPNGSGKTTTMRIATGYIPPTSGTVRIAGYDIQSQSLEARRRIGYLPETVPLYTDMTVEDYLEFMGTIRGMPKKRLRQRINEVIDIVKIHEYRSTHIAKLSKGYRQRTGLAQAILHEPEVLILDEPTIGIDPIQVVETRSLIRELGKEHTIILSTHILPEVSMVCNRVVIIHEGRVVAEDTPANLAERLKGTERIELEVRGPAKEVMPLLRGMRGVMDVRRIGEGEPATYIVESRRGADLREQIAQAIVSKGWGLLKLNPASISLEEIFLRLTVQEEEA; encoded by the coding sequence GTGATGGTGGAGGTCAAAGACCTCACCAAATACTATGGCAACTTTATGGCCATTGAGGGGGTCTCTTTTACGGTGCGGAAGGGGGATATCCTGGGCTTTTTGGGCCCCAACGGCTCGGGGAAGACCACCACGATGCGCATTGCGACGGGCTACATCCCCCCCACCAGCGGGACGGTGCGCATCGCCGGCTACGACATCCAGAGCCAGTCTCTGGAGGCGCGCCGGCGCATTGGCTATCTGCCCGAGACTGTCCCCCTCTATACCGATATGACGGTGGAGGACTATTTGGAGTTCATGGGCACCATCCGGGGGATGCCCAAGAAGCGTCTGCGCCAGCGGATTAACGAGGTGATTGACATCGTCAAAATCCACGAGTATCGGAGCACCCACATCGCCAAACTGTCCAAGGGGTATCGCCAGCGCACGGGCCTGGCCCAGGCCATCCTGCACGAGCCGGAGGTGCTCATTCTGGACGAGCCCACTATCGGCATTGACCCCATTCAGGTGGTGGAGACGCGCAGCCTTATCCGGGAGTTGGGGAAGGAGCACACCATTATTTTGAGCACCCATATCTTGCCTGAGGTAAGTATGGTGTGCAACCGGGTGGTGATCATCCACGAGGGGCGGGTGGTGGCCGAGGATACCCCCGCCAACCTGGCAGAACGCTTGAAGGGCACGGAGCGTATAGAGCTGGAGGTGCGGGGGCCAGCTAAGGAGGTGATGCCTCTGCTGCGGGGGATGCGGGGGGTGATGGATGTGCGCCGCATTGGGGAGGGGGAACCCGCAACCTATATCGTGGAGTCGCGTCGGGGGGCAGACCTGCGGGAGCAAATTGCCCAGGCCATCGTGAGTAAGGGCTGGGGCCTGCTGAAGTTGAACCCCGCCAGCATCTCCCTGGAGGAGATTTTCCTGCGTCTCACAGTCCAGGAGGAGGAGGCGTAA
- a CDS encoding DUF4340 domain-containing protein, whose protein sequence is MNIRIISLLLVFLVVVAGYFYFAQVQRPPKREPEPPWFYAINMDDMLAITLTQGGQRQRFVQKEGNWWLEEPEPLPVDPSRWAGITLLLSGPQSRRLLAEQVDDPARYGLDKPSLVIQVEASGGRTFEIVLGEKTPDGTAHYAQLKGSPQLFLVDASWGDVLGRLVTDPPYPEWYYRVVPERVVRLLVQQGEAKVAFRKFRGQWAFDDPQDTPIDPPRWQEVTPLLGGPPSLRVLERGVKDFAAYGVDNPQVTVSVEYELPFQTERPRRVITLEIGNLLGDGSGYYARPNRSDTLVFVDKGWVEVFQRLLTEPPKATARAS, encoded by the coding sequence ATGAACATCCGCATCATCTCTCTGCTTTTGGTGTTCCTGGTGGTGGTGGCGGGCTATTTCTACTTTGCCCAAGTGCAACGCCCCCCGAAACGGGAGCCGGAGCCCCCCTGGTTTTATGCCATCAATATGGACGACATGCTCGCCATTACCCTTACCCAAGGGGGGCAGAGGCAACGCTTCGTGCAGAAGGAGGGGAACTGGTGGCTGGAGGAGCCGGAGCCTCTGCCGGTGGATCCCTCCCGCTGGGCGGGCATCACGCTGCTGTTGAGTGGCCCTCAGTCGCGCCGTCTGTTGGCCGAGCAGGTGGATGACCCTGCCCGTTACGGGTTGGACAAGCCCTCCCTGGTGATTCAGGTCGAGGCGAGCGGGGGGCGCACCTTTGAGATTGTGCTGGGGGAGAAGACCCCCGATGGCACCGCCCACTACGCTCAGTTGAAGGGCTCCCCGCAACTGTTCTTGGTGGACGCCTCGTGGGGGGATGTGCTGGGACGCCTGGTTACCGACCCGCCCTATCCCGAGTGGTATTATCGGGTGGTGCCGGAGCGGGTGGTGCGCCTGTTGGTGCAACAGGGTGAGGCGAAGGTGGCCTTCCGCAAGTTTCGGGGGCAATGGGCCTTTGATGACCCGCAGGATACCCCTATAGACCCTCCCCGCTGGCAGGAGGTGACACCGCTTCTGGGGGGCCCCCCCTCCCTGCGGGTGTTGGAGCGGGGGGTGAAAGACTTCGCGGCCTATGGGGTGGACAACCCCCAGGTGACGGTGAGTGTGGAGTATGAACTGCCCTTCCAGACGGAGCGTCCCCGCCGCGTAATTACTCTGGAGATAGGCAATCTCCTGGGTGATGGCAGCGGCTACTACGCCCGTCCCAATCGGAGCGATACTTTGGTGTTTGTGGACAAGGGGTGGGTGGAGGTCTTCCAGCGCCTGCTGACCGAGCCCCCAAAGGCGACGGCACGGGCGTCGTAG
- a CDS encoding site-2 protease family protein, translating into MGGLRIGRILGIPIEVHVSWLFIFVLVVVSLSQVFGARVLFGVRLPSFSLPERWVLAVITAGLFFASVLAHELAHSIVALRRGIPVKGITLFVFGGVSQIAREAATPGVELVMAAVGPFVSLVLGGVFWGLAVFFAERQAHLFAITSYLAFANVLLGVFNMIPGFPLDGGRVMRAILWAVTRSYQRATGIAAGVGQGIGVLFILGGIVQALFVPAAFLSGVWIALIGWFLQGAAASSYRQLRLREGLKGFTARDLMAPECPRVAPSTSVQAVVDEYLLGRGVRCLLVSDDQRTYGLVTVHQVRQVPRERWAYTPVREAMTPLERVVTVSPQEDAYRVLEVLDEAGVNQVPVVQNGQVVGLISREQVIHFLRVREELGV; encoded by the coding sequence ATGGGTGGGTTGCGTATCGGGCGCATCTTGGGCATCCCCATTGAGGTGCATGTCAGTTGGCTGTTCATCTTTGTGTTGGTCGTGGTGTCGTTGTCCCAGGTGTTTGGGGCGCGGGTGCTGTTTGGGGTGCGCCTGCCCTCGTTCTCCTTGCCGGAGCGGTGGGTGTTGGCGGTGATAACGGCGGGGCTGTTTTTCGCTTCGGTGCTGGCCCACGAGTTGGCCCACAGCATCGTGGCCCTGCGGCGGGGCATACCTGTGAAGGGGATCACTTTGTTTGTGTTCGGGGGGGTCTCCCAGATTGCGCGGGAGGCGGCGACGCCGGGGGTGGAACTGGTGATGGCGGCGGTGGGCCCCTTCGTGAGCCTTGTGCTGGGGGGTGTGTTCTGGGGGTTGGCGGTGTTCTTCGCCGAGCGGCAGGCCCACCTGTTTGCTATAACGTCCTACTTGGCCTTTGCCAATGTGCTTTTGGGCGTGTTCAACATGATTCCCGGTTTCCCGCTGGACGGGGGGCGGGTGATGCGGGCCATACTATGGGCGGTAACGCGCAGTTACCAGAGGGCGACCGGTATTGCCGCTGGGGTGGGGCAGGGGATAGGGGTGCTGTTCATCCTGGGGGGCATTGTGCAGGCCCTGTTTGTGCCTGCGGCGTTCCTGTCGGGTGTCTGGATAGCCCTTATCGGGTGGTTTTTGCAGGGGGCTGCGGCATCTAGTTATCGGCAACTGCGTCTGCGGGAGGGGTTGAAGGGGTTCACGGCCCGCGACCTGATGGCCCCAGAATGCCCGCGGGTGGCCCCCTCCACTTCGGTGCAGGCGGTGGTGGATGAGTATCTGCTGGGGCGTGGGGTACGATGCCTGTTGGTGAGCGACGACCAGCGCACTTATGGGCTGGTTACGGTGCATCAGGTGCGCCAGGTGCCCCGGGAGCGGTGGGCGTATACCCCCGTGCGGGAGGCGATGACCCCGCTAGAGCGTGTGGTCACGGTGTCACCCCAGGAGGACGCCTACCGCGTCCTGGAGGTGTTGGACGAGGCGGGGGTCAATCAGGTTCCTGTGGTGCAGAACGGGCAGGTGGTGGGGCTCATTAGCCGCGAGCAGGTGATTCACTTTTTGCGGGTGCGGGAGGAGTTGGGGGTCTAG
- a CDS encoding pyridoxal-phosphate dependent enzyme: protein MWNLHLVCHACGQEFPATHRAPMCTVCGGPLDAVYHTSPRADAGKGLGVWQWGDAFPLATGLPQVSLGEGNTPVVPLERVGAVAGCPRLWAKLEYLNPTGSFKDRGSAVLLSVLKAWGVTRVVEDSSGNAGASLSAYAARAGVQAVVYVPDTAPRPKVQQIRVYGAEVRVVPGGRQAATQAAQDAWKRGEGVYAAHHLSPYFLEGMKSFALEVFAQMGGDVPEHMVFPVGNGSLLIGTWLGLLVLKQERRLVRVPRLHAVQAQRVCPLVAAWQEREWTPRPGTRTIAGGIAVSHPPRKAQVLQALWETGGQAVAVAEKDILAWQALLAEREGVFCEPTAAAAFAGLAVLCAQGTIRPEERALVPVTGFGLKDRWLRR from the coding sequence GTGTGGAATCTGCATCTGGTGTGTCACGCCTGTGGGCAGGAGTTCCCCGCCACCCACCGGGCGCCCATGTGCACTGTCTGCGGCGGCCCTTTGGATGCGGTGTATCACACCTCTCCCCGCGCCGACGCGGGAAAGGGGTTGGGCGTCTGGCAGTGGGGGGACGCCTTCCCGCTGGCTACGGGTCTGCCACAGGTCTCGCTGGGCGAGGGGAATACCCCTGTGGTGCCGTTGGAGCGGGTGGGGGCGGTAGCGGGTTGTCCGCGCCTCTGGGCCAAACTGGAATACCTCAACCCCACGGGCTCGTTCAAGGATCGGGGGAGCGCTGTGCTGCTCTCGGTATTGAAGGCATGGGGTGTTACCCGTGTGGTGGAGGACTCTTCGGGCAATGCGGGGGCGTCCCTGAGCGCCTACGCAGCGCGGGCGGGTGTGCAGGCCGTCGTCTATGTGCCCGATACGGCGCCCCGCCCCAAGGTGCAGCAGATACGGGTGTATGGGGCAGAGGTGCGGGTGGTGCCTGGGGGAAGACAGGCCGCCACGCAGGCTGCCCAGGACGCGTGGAAGCGGGGTGAGGGTGTCTACGCCGCCCACCACCTGTCCCCCTACTTTCTGGAGGGGATGAAGAGTTTTGCCCTGGAGGTGTTCGCCCAGATGGGGGGCGATGTGCCGGAGCATATGGTGTTTCCCGTGGGCAACGGCTCCCTGTTGATCGGCACCTGGCTGGGTTTGTTGGTGCTCAAGCAGGAAAGGCGTCTGGTCCGTGTGCCGCGTCTGCATGCGGTGCAGGCGCAGCGGGTGTGCCCCCTTGTGGCGGCGTGGCAGGAACGGGAGTGGACACCGCGCCCCGGCACCCGCACCATCGCCGGGGGCATCGCCGTGAGCCATCCGCCTCGCAAAGCCCAAGTGCTTCAGGCGCTGTGGGAGACGGGGGGACAGGCGGTGGCTGTGGCCGAGAAGGATATTCTGGCGTGGCAGGCCCTGCTGGCGGAGCGGGAGGGGGTTTTCTGCGAGCCGACGGCGGCTGCCGCCTTTGCAGGGCTGGCCGTTTTGTGTGCCCAGGGCACGATCCGGCCGGAGGAGCGGGCGCTGGTGCCGGTAACGGGCTTTGGCCTGAAGGACCGCTGGTTGCGGAGATGA
- the speB gene encoding agmatinase: MASLIRGPSVPWNFLGLPPEQADVERAYFVVVPVPYDSTTSYKAGAREGPSALIAASRSLEDYDPALGWEPCSLGIATLPEVEPHVGDPAATIERVAETVDALVGKGKMPVLLGGEHSITLGGVQGALRHYPHLSVLYLDAHADLRDTYMGTPYSHACTARRIAEVARVVEVGVRSMSAEEARFARAQGIPLFPWTPTFRAQDALAWVLPRLGPDVYISVDLDVLDPAVMPAVGTPEPGGLSWGDLLVLLEGVARARRIVAFDVVELCPREGPAACAVVAAALVYKLMGLVALRYTPGR, translated from the coding sequence GTGGCATCCCTTATCCGTGGGCCGTCGGTTCCCTGGAACTTCCTGGGGCTTCCCCCGGAGCAGGCCGACGTGGAGCGGGCGTACTTTGTGGTGGTGCCTGTGCCCTATGATAGTACCACCTCCTATAAGGCTGGGGCGCGGGAAGGCCCGTCGGCTCTTATTGCTGCCTCTCGCTCCCTGGAGGACTATGACCCTGCCCTGGGATGGGAGCCGTGTTCCCTGGGCATTGCAACCCTGCCCGAGGTGGAGCCCCATGTGGGCGATCCCGCTGCGACTATTGAGCGGGTGGCCGAGACGGTGGATGCCCTTGTGGGGAAGGGGAAAATGCCTGTGCTCCTGGGGGGCGAGCATTCCATCACCCTGGGGGGTGTGCAGGGGGCGCTGCGCCATTATCCGCACTTGTCGGTGCTGTATTTGGACGCCCATGCCGACCTGCGGGATACCTATATGGGCACGCCCTATAGCCACGCCTGCACGGCACGGCGCATCGCCGAGGTGGCACGGGTGGTGGAGGTGGGGGTGCGCTCTATGAGCGCGGAGGAGGCCCGCTTCGCCCGCGCCCAAGGGATTCCCCTCTTCCCGTGGACGCCCACCTTCCGTGCCCAGGATGCCTTGGCGTGGGTCTTGCCACGGCTGGGGCCGGATGTATACATTAGCGTGGATTTGGATGTGTTGGACCCGGCGGTAATGCCTGCGGTAGGGACGCCCGAGCCGGGGGGCCTGTCGTGGGGGGATTTGCTGGTGCTGTTGGAGGGGGTGGCTCGGGCGCGCCGTATCGTCGCCTTTGATGTGGTGGAGTTGTGCCCGCGGGAGGGGCCTGCGGCGTGTGCGGTGGTGGCGGCGGCGTTGGTGTATAAACTGATGGGGTTGGTGGCGCTGCGTTACACCCCTGGACGGTGA
- a CDS encoding S-adenosylmethionine decarboxylase: MHVAIDGYTADTACLASTEAVYRFLDTCPEAIGMTKITRPVVITYRGPVPEDWGLSGFVIIAESHISVHTFPDRFFVHIDIFSCKPFDYGKAQALVQETFRLGTVKTWVLERGLEHYSAEEARRVLDMERSRLTLHPAP, translated from the coding sequence GTGCATGTAGCGATTGACGGGTATACCGCCGACACTGCTTGCCTGGCCAGCACCGAGGCTGTCTACCGTTTTCTGGATACCTGCCCCGAGGCTATTGGGATGACCAAAATTACTCGGCCGGTGGTGATTACCTATCGGGGGCCGGTGCCCGAGGATTGGGGGCTATCGGGCTTTGTGATTATCGCCGAGAGCCATATTAGTGTGCACACCTTTCCCGACCGTTTTTTCGTGCATATAGACATCTTCTCCTGTAAGCCCTTTGACTACGGCAAGGCTCAGGCGCTGGTGCAGGAGACTTTCCGACTGGGGACGGTGAAGACGTGGGTGTTGGAGCGGGGGTTGGAGCACTATAGCGCCGAGGAGGCGCGGCGGGTTCTGGATATGGAGCGTTCTCGCTTGACCCTCCACCCCGCTCCCTAG
- a CDS encoding ABC transporter permease: MRNTVAIAWKETKSYFGSPMAYVVGAVFLALTGYFFVSSISRPFAEATIRGWLLPATFFFVFWAPALTMRLFAEEQKLGTLELLLTAPVRDWEVVLGKFLASLGILVGTLALTLYYVLLLFWFGDPDVGPLLSGYLGILLYGSACLAIGLFASSLTSNQIVAAIVGSGVLLLMTLADQAAQIVGGIASRVLEQISLTAHFDDFARGVIDTHNVVYYLLVTVFVLFLTERNLDSRRWR, encoded by the coding sequence GTGCGCAACACTGTGGCCATCGCCTGGAAGGAGACCAAGTCCTACTTTGGCTCGCCCATGGCCTACGTGGTCGGGGCGGTGTTCCTGGCTTTGACGGGGTATTTCTTCGTGTCGTCCATCAGTCGGCCCTTCGCTGAGGCCACCATTCGGGGCTGGCTTCTGCCGGCCACTTTCTTCTTCGTGTTCTGGGCACCGGCGTTGACCATGCGCCTGTTCGCCGAGGAGCAGAAGCTGGGGACGCTGGAACTGCTCTTGACGGCCCCTGTCCGCGACTGGGAGGTGGTGCTGGGGAAGTTCCTGGCCAGCCTAGGTATCCTGGTGGGCACCCTCGCCCTGACTTTGTATTATGTGCTCCTGCTGTTCTGGTTCGGCGATCCCGATGTGGGGCCGCTTCTGTCGGGCTATTTGGGAATTCTTCTGTATGGGAGCGCCTGTCTGGCCATTGGTCTGTTCGCCTCCTCCCTTACCAGTAACCAGATCGTGGCTGCCATTGTGGGGTCGGGGGTTCTGCTCCTGATGACCCTGGCTGACCAGGCGGCGCAAATTGTGGGGGGCATTGCCTCCCGGGTGTTGGAGCAGATCAGCCTCACCGCCCATTTTGACGACTTCGCGCGTGGGGTGATTGACACCCATAATGTGGTGTATTACCTGCTGGTAACGGTTTTCGTGCTCTTTCTGACGGAGCGCAACCTGGATTCCCGTCGGTGGAGGTAG
- a CDS encoding pyridoxamine 5'-phosphate oxidase family protein gives MDAQWWDALLRQSLERATPFTREVFGARSLTGQEVVAFLQRARIAVVGTTNAAGAPHLSLTGLTVWQGRVFVGFSPQAAAFRHLQRSPRVALVAHQGWRRVLILEGEARILPDGEEAQQVRQAEQARHGWASPVIVEVLPRKAFSWKGEEAS, from the coding sequence ATGGACGCTCAGTGGTGGGATGCCCTTTTGCGCCAGAGTTTGGAGCGTGCGACGCCCTTTACCCGGGAGGTGTTTGGGGCACGCTCCCTCACAGGACAGGAGGTGGTGGCCTTCCTGCAAAGGGCACGTATCGCCGTGGTAGGCACCACCAATGCGGCGGGTGCACCCCATTTGAGCCTGACGGGGCTGACGGTGTGGCAGGGGCGGGTGTTCGTGGGGTTTTCGCCCCAGGCGGCGGCCTTCCGCCACCTGCAGAGGTCGCCCCGGGTGGCCCTGGTGGCTCACCAGGGGTGGCGGCGGGTGCTTATCCTGGAGGGGGAGGCGCGCATCCTGCCCGACGGGGAGGAGGCGCAGCAGGTCCGCCAGGCCGAACAGGCCCGCCACGGGTGGGCGTCCCCTGTGATAGTGGAGGTGCTTCCCCGAAAGGCTTTCAGTTGGAAGGGGGAGGAGGCTTCCTAG
- the nifS gene encoding cysteine desulfurase NifS: MERGSLIYLDHAATTPVRPEVLEAMLPYFTQRFGNPSSIHSLGQEARKALEDARERVAQVLGCRPTEVVFTSGGTESDNAAIKGVALALRQTGDTIVTSAVEHHAVLHTCHQLEQLGFRTTLVPVDRYGMVDPDAVGRAITERTILVSIMYANNEVGTVMPIADIARVVRERSKALGRPIPFHSDAVQAAGFLDITVHALGVDLLSLSAHKFHGPKGVGVLYVRRNTPFEPLLMGGGQERERRSGTENVPGIVGLATALALAEEERPTVVPRLVRLRDQFIAGVRERVPGAILNGHPTQRLPNNAHFCFPGVEGEPILLGLDMEGICASSGSACSTGSLEPSHVLTAMGVPPDIARSSVRFTLGRDTTQAEIERVLEVLPALVQRLRALPSMASTRR, translated from the coding sequence ATGGAGCGCGGTTCCCTCATCTATCTGGACCATGCCGCCACGACCCCGGTGCGTCCGGAGGTGTTGGAGGCGATGCTCCCCTACTTTACCCAGCGCTTCGGTAACCCGTCCAGTATCCATAGCTTGGGCCAGGAGGCCCGCAAAGCCCTGGAGGACGCCCGGGAAAGGGTGGCGCAGGTGCTGGGGTGCCGGCCCACGGAGGTGGTGTTCACCAGTGGGGGAACCGAGTCCGATAACGCGGCGATCAAAGGGGTAGCCCTGGCCCTGCGTCAGACGGGGGATACGATTGTGACGTCGGCCGTGGAGCACCACGCCGTTCTGCACACCTGCCATCAGTTGGAGCAGTTGGGCTTCCGCACCACGCTGGTGCCTGTGGACCGCTATGGGATGGTGGACCCCGACGCTGTGGGACGGGCTATCACCGAGCGGACCATCTTGGTGAGTATTATGTACGCCAATAATGAGGTGGGGACGGTGATGCCTATCGCCGACATCGCGCGGGTGGTGCGGGAGCGGAGCAAGGCTTTGGGACGTCCGATCCCCTTCCATAGCGATGCGGTGCAGGCGGCGGGCTTTTTGGACATCACTGTCCACGCGCTGGGGGTGGATCTGCTGTCCTTGTCTGCCCACAAGTTCCACGGTCCCAAGGGTGTGGGGGTGCTGTATGTGCGGCGCAACACTCCCTTTGAGCCTCTGCTCATGGGTGGGGGACAGGAGCGGGAGCGGCGGTCGGGCACCGAGAATGTGCCGGGCATTGTGGGTCTGGCCACTGCCCTGGCACTGGCAGAGGAGGAGCGCCCCACAGTGGTGCCCCGCTTGGTCCGTCTGCGGGACCAGTTTATCGCTGGTGTGCGGGAGCGGGTGCCAGGGGCTATCCTGAACGGGCACCCCACGCAACGCCTGCCCAACAACGCCCACTTCTGCTTCCCTGGGGTGGAAGGGGAGCCTATCCTGTTGGGTTTGGATATGGAGGGTATCTGCGCCTCCAGTGGGAGCGCCTGTTCCACCGGCTCGTTGGAGCCGTCCCATGTGCTGACGGCTATGGGGGTTCCCCCGGATATCGCTCGCTCCAGCGTGCGCTTTACCCTCGGGCGGGATACCACGCAGGCGGAGATAGAGCGGGTGCTGGAGGTGCTTCCCGCCCTGGTGCAACGCCTACGGGCTTTGCCCAGTATGGCCTCCACCCGACGGTGA